In Nitrospinota bacterium, the following are encoded in one genomic region:
- a CDS encoding DUF1326 domain-containing protein produces MAYELEGRLLEVCTCNVICPCWVGEDPDGGTCEGVLAWHIDNGTINDLDVSGLTLALLAHIPGNILKGNWRAIVYVDDKATPEQEDALLKVWTGELGGPVADLAQLVGEVVAVERASITFEVEGGKGTLQIGQVIEAEIEPFTGATGQTTALHDTAFTSIPGSPAYVAKAPFYRVNAPQHGFSIDLQNHNAIQGSFRFEG; encoded by the coding sequence ATGGCATACGAATTGGAAGGACGATTGCTGGAAGTCTGTACGTGTAATGTCATCTGTCCCTGTTGGGTCGGAGAGGACCCGGATGGCGGCACCTGCGAAGGGGTGCTGGCCTGGCATATCGATAATGGAACGATCAACGACCTGGATGTCTCAGGCCTCACCCTGGCGCTCTTGGCCCATATTCCCGGCAACATCCTGAAGGGCAACTGGAGGGCCATTGTCTACGTAGACGACAAGGCCACACCCGAGCAGGAAGATGCGCTACTGAAGGTATGGACCGGTGAGCTTGGCGGGCCCGTCGCGGATCTGGCGCAGTTGGTCGGTGAAGTGGTCGCCGTGGAGCGGGCTTCGATCACCTTCGAGGTAGAAGGGGGAAAAGGGACGCTCCAAATCGGTCAGGTAATCGAGGCCGAAATTGAGCCTTTCACGGGGGCTACGGGTCAGACTACCGCGCTTCACGACACCGCGTTCACAAGCATTCCCGGTTCTCCCGCCTACGTAGCAAAGGCCCCATTCTATCGAGTGAACGCCCCACAGCACGGGTTTAGTATCGATCTGCAAAATCACAATGCGATCCAGGGGAGTTTCCGCTTCGAAGGGTGA
- a CDS encoding DUF2182 domain-containing protein, which yields MTVTSKGEVTMLARVDEQKLLASLLGTLIALAWLVLWAWGRSPYARFLDHGELEGISLPGDTFFFLVFVAGWTLMTVAMMLPATLPLVRLFHALTRRREDRRSLVALLIVGYLGAWTLFGVVAHFGDWVLHQALERSVVLESNPWVIGSGLFIVAGIFQFTPLKYYCLDKCRSPLSFIMGHWGGRNEKRQALWLGVHHGLFCIGCCWALMMLMFAVGVANLGWMLVLGTIMAIEKNMSWGKRMSAPVGVLLIAGGLILALAGAPLSTMIF from the coding sequence ATGACGGTCACCTCTAAGGGTGAGGTAACGATGTTGGCGAGAGTGGACGAGCAAAAACTGCTCGCGAGTTTACTAGGGACTTTGATCGCCCTGGCCTGGCTGGTCCTGTGGGCGTGGGGGCGCTCGCCATACGCTCGGTTTCTCGATCACGGAGAACTGGAAGGAATCAGCTTACCCGGAGACACGTTCTTCTTCCTTGTCTTTGTGGCGGGGTGGACCTTGATGACAGTCGCTATGATGCTGCCGGCCACCCTGCCGCTTGTGAGGTTGTTTCATGCCCTCACCCGGCGGCGTGAAGATCGCCGATCGCTGGTGGCCCTGCTCATCGTTGGTTATCTCGGTGCCTGGACGCTGTTTGGCGTCGTAGCGCACTTCGGGGATTGGGTCCTTCACCAGGCCCTTGAGCGTAGTGTGGTGCTGGAATCCAACCCCTGGGTGATTGGATCGGGCCTCTTCATCGTAGCAGGGATTTTTCAGTTTACTCCGCTCAAGTACTATTGCCTTGATAAATGCCGCTCACCCCTGAGCTTCATCATGGGGCACTGGGGGGGGAGGAATGAAAAGCGTCAGGCTCTTTGGCTGGGAGTACATCATGGGCTCTTTTGCATCGGCTGTTGCTGGGCGCTGATGATGTTGATGTTCGCTGTCGGGGTTGCAAATCTTGGCTGGATGCTTGTTCTCGGTACGATCATGGCGATCGAAAAAAACATGTCCTGGGGCAAGCGGATGAGCGCCCCGGTGGGGGTGCTTCTGATCGCAGGGGGCCTGATACTAGCCCTGGCGGGTGCGCCGCTCTCTACAATGATTTTTTGA